One part of the Chthoniobacterales bacterium genome encodes these proteins:
- the vccD gene encoding Verru_Chthon cassette protein D, translating to MSAPLIQSTREGKSKGFTVVELLAVVAIMVLMFALIVPAFHGISNGVNITATGEQISTTVGLARQRATTFNRNVAIRFYRQNYSDKVAVPFKSYQLWEQADLSSSNWTAVDSEQTLGAGIIIDADVAKFSPILDLSKATDTKGHPFSAVLFTPSGSITAPFAQAFLTIHAENAPKNGGSVAGLPANYSVVAIEPFNGRARVFRP from the coding sequence ATGAGTGCGCCTTTGATACAGTCCACTCGTGAGGGTAAGTCCAAGGGCTTTACGGTGGTGGAACTGCTCGCTGTTGTGGCGATCATGGTTCTCATGTTTGCTTTGATTGTGCCTGCGTTTCATGGCATCTCCAATGGAGTTAATATTACTGCAACCGGAGAGCAAATTTCCACCACCGTTGGGCTGGCGAGGCAGCGTGCGACTACCTTTAATCGCAATGTGGCTATTCGATTTTATCGGCAAAATTACTCCGACAAAGTAGCGGTCCCTTTTAAATCATATCAGCTTTGGGAGCAGGCAGATCTCTCTTCCAGTAATTGGACAGCAGTCGATAGCGAGCAGACACTTGGAGCAGGGATTATTATCGATGCCGACGTCGCAAAATTTTCCCCCATTCTCGACCTCTCGAAAGCCACAGACACCAAAGGGCATCCATTTAGTGCAGTTTTATTTACTCCCAGCGGCAGCATTACCGCGCCCTTTGCCCAGGCTTTCCTCACCATACATGCAGAGAACGCCCCAAAAAATGGAGGGTCAGTGGCAGGCTTGCCTGCCAATTATTCTGTGGTGGCCATCGAGCCTTTTAATGGACGAGCGCGAGTTTTCCGTCCGTAA
- a CDS encoding type II secretion system protein yields MNTPHPLRRQRQTAFTLIELMVVIVIIGVLAAILLPVMSKMRVKANTTKCAANLRQIGTGFILYAADNNGKFPAQAGTVSNFMIDPAKSFARSVDGYLQPGSTGIIASPVWNCPNSIPKRTDTQTSLSYCMNRNLQDKSTLSLVSPSKIVLLRHTGPNLTASLVVTDNGGLIYSDAGKKYNYLFADIHVELLSPVLGSEYWDTPAQ; encoded by the coding sequence ATGAATACCCCCCACCCCCTCCGCCGCCAGCGTCAAACGGCTTTCACCCTTATCGAACTCATGGTTGTGATCGTCATCATAGGTGTGCTCGCAGCCATCCTTCTCCCTGTCATGAGTAAGATGCGGGTCAAGGCTAATACGACCAAATGCGCCGCTAATCTGCGCCAGATTGGGACTGGTTTTATCCTTTATGCCGCAGATAACAACGGCAAGTTTCCCGCACAGGCAGGCACGGTGAGTAATTTCATGATAGATCCAGCAAAGAGCTTCGCACGAAGCGTAGACGGTTATCTTCAGCCGGGTTCCACGGGGATCATAGCCAGCCCGGTGTGGAATTGCCCAAACAGCATTCCCAAGCGGACCGATACCCAGACCTCTCTGAGTTATTGCATGAACCGGAATTTACAAGATAAGTCCACGTTATCCCTGGTTTCTCCATCCAAGATCGTCCTTCTTCGCCATACCGGACCCAATCTCACGGCCAGCTTGGTGGTTACTGATAACGGCGGACTTATCTATTCTGATGCTGGGAAAAAATACAATTACCTTTTTGCAGATATCCATGTCGAACTTCTGAGTCCTGTGCTCGGCAGCGAATACTGGGATACGCCAGCTCAATAA
- a CDS encoding Gfo/Idh/MocA family oxidoreductase, which produces MSFQKSDGMNYAPQGKPKPVVKPGEFVFAAAHLDHGHIYGQTNGLLEAGAQLKWVYDSDPAKVAAFLKAYPQAKPAASLDEILNDSEVKLVANAAVPCDRGPIGCRIMEAGKDYFTDKAPFTTLEQLEKAREVAARTDRKYMVYYSERLHVECAVFAGDLIKQDAIGRVVQVLGLGPHRLNAPSRPKWFFEKDKYGGIVCDIGSHQIEQFLSFAGATNATVLHSAVGNYNNPDYPELEDFGEASLVADNGVSNYFRVDWLTPDGLRIWGDGRTIILGTKGYIELRKYIDIAAEEQKGDNLLLVNEQGEKRFDLSGKVGFPFFGQLIMDCLNRTEHAMTQAHAFKAAELCLIAQAQAKRLVG; this is translated from the coding sequence ATGAGTTTTCAAAAATCCGACGGAATGAACTACGCGCCTCAAGGCAAGCCCAAGCCAGTCGTTAAGCCTGGGGAGTTTGTCTTTGCCGCAGCGCACCTCGATCATGGCCACATCTATGGTCAGACCAACGGTTTGCTGGAGGCCGGCGCTCAACTAAAATGGGTCTATGATTCTGACCCTGCAAAGGTCGCTGCCTTTTTAAAGGCCTACCCTCAGGCAAAGCCGGCCGCCAGCCTCGACGAAATCCTGAACGATTCTGAAGTCAAGCTCGTAGCTAACGCGGCAGTGCCTTGCGACCGCGGCCCCATAGGCTGCCGGATAATGGAGGCTGGCAAAGATTATTTCACGGACAAAGCTCCCTTCACAACGCTCGAACAACTTGAAAAAGCCCGTGAAGTTGCAGCCCGCACAGATCGCAAATACATGGTCTATTACAGCGAGCGATTGCATGTGGAGTGTGCCGTCTTCGCAGGCGATCTAATCAAACAAGATGCCATTGGTCGAGTCGTTCAAGTGCTGGGGCTCGGGCCCCACCGACTAAATGCGCCAAGTCGTCCAAAGTGGTTTTTTGAAAAAGATAAATACGGCGGCATTGTTTGCGATATTGGAAGTCATCAGATTGAGCAGTTCCTTTCGTTTGCCGGGGCCACTAACGCCACGGTGCTCCATTCTGCAGTCGGAAACTACAATAACCCCGACTATCCTGAGTTAGAGGACTTTGGCGAAGCCTCCCTAGTTGCAGACAATGGCGTCTCAAACTATTTCCGAGTGGACTGGCTGACCCCGGACGGGCTGCGAATCTGGGGCGATGGACGCACCATCATCCTCGGCACCAAGGGTTACATCGAGTTGCGCAAGTATATCGACATCGCGGCTGAGGAACAGAAGGGTGACAATCTTCTTCTCGTCAATGAGCAGGGAGAAAAGCGTTTCGACCTCAGCGGCAAGGTGGGGTTCCCGTTTTTCGGGCAGCTCATTATGGATTGCTTAAACCGGACAGAGCACGCCATGACGCAAGCTCACGCATTCAAAGCTGCCGAGTTGTGTTTGATCGCCCAAGCACAGGCCAAACGATTGGTCGGTTAA
- a CDS encoding sialate O-acetylesterase: MKSVLFALAALTAEFLASTALADVRLPAVFSNHLVLQKAARVPMWGWADPGEKVSIALDGRQVSETTADPKGKWTVSLDLSAFGQGPFEMIVEGKNRIRISDVVIGEVWVASGQSNMEFILKDAIGAEAEISRSSNSHIRQFRVERAATANVQVDCKGQWQVADPGTAGEFTAVGYYFAKSLESNLQVPVGLIHASWGGTTAEAWTEPSAFDSDADLNAGRGRALKRIAEYPQLRAEWVKAFGTWLKNTKREDTPTADTAAFAGKAISEGEWTPIQFPGVLEANNLPNAGAVWMRRQVEIPPNLAGTRLGLSFGAFDTFDSVYWNGELIHSIRFEDFPGTGFLRRGGDYVIPANKVLTGSNTLALRFFQPVTATKSAAVPKVGPIIISGKWLAKAEYALPSLSAEEAAAVPKAPAIPPPPELSPSYLYNGMIAPMLRYGISGVIWYQGESNNWRAHQYNVAFPLLIDGWRKARQQGDFPFYYCQIANYLEKKPEPGESSWAELREAQNKTLALANTGQAVLIDMGEADDIHPRNKKEAGERLARIALAKTYGKEISFSGPVFSKMTVEDGKAHLSFSITDGGLVAKPLPKEYNISTRTGVTAPLVPNSPGSELEGFAILGDNGKWVWANAMIEGETVIVWSDKVPSPIAVRYGWADNPTCNLYNAAGLPASPFRTDDLPVSTLKEKY; this comes from the coding sequence ATGAAATCTGTCCTATTTGCATTGGCAGCATTGACTGCTGAGTTCCTAGCTTCAACCGCTTTGGCGGATGTTAGACTCCCTGCAGTATTCTCGAACCATTTGGTCCTGCAGAAGGCTGCGCGGGTTCCCATGTGGGGTTGGGCCGATCCGGGTGAAAAAGTTTCCATCGCTTTAGATGGCCGGCAGGTGAGCGAGACAACTGCGGACCCGAAGGGAAAGTGGACGGTGTCGCTGGATTTGTCAGCTTTCGGACAAGGACCGTTTGAGATGATCGTTGAGGGGAAAAATCGGATCAGGATTTCTGATGTGGTTATCGGGGAAGTATGGGTGGCGAGTGGCCAGTCCAACATGGAATTCATCCTCAAGGATGCCATAGGAGCAGAGGCGGAGATTTCCCGCTCGAGCAATTCTCACATTCGCCAATTTCGGGTGGAGCGAGCCGCCACCGCCAATGTTCAGGTGGATTGCAAGGGGCAATGGCAGGTTGCCGATCCCGGCACAGCGGGAGAATTTACCGCGGTAGGCTATTACTTTGCCAAATCGCTCGAGAGTAATTTGCAAGTGCCAGTGGGATTGATCCATGCCTCGTGGGGAGGCACGACGGCTGAAGCCTGGACCGAACCTTCAGCCTTTGACTCGGACGCCGATCTTAATGCGGGGCGTGGGCGAGCCCTCAAGAGAATAGCGGAATATCCCCAGCTTCGAGCAGAATGGGTGAAGGCTTTTGGAACGTGGTTGAAGAATACCAAGCGCGAGGATACGCCCACTGCAGACACAGCGGCCTTTGCAGGAAAAGCTATTTCGGAGGGCGAATGGACCCCGATTCAGTTTCCCGGCGTGCTAGAAGCTAATAACCTTCCTAACGCTGGAGCAGTCTGGATGAGGCGGCAGGTGGAAATTCCACCCAACCTGGCAGGCACTCGCCTTGGGCTTTCATTTGGTGCCTTCGATACATTCGATAGCGTGTATTGGAATGGAGAGTTGATTCATAGTATTCGCTTCGAGGATTTTCCAGGCACCGGCTTTCTCCGACGCGGAGGTGATTATGTGATCCCCGCCAACAAGGTGTTAACCGGGTCAAACACTCTGGCACTTCGTTTTTTTCAGCCTGTCACGGCAACGAAGTCTGCGGCAGTTCCCAAAGTGGGCCCGATTATTATTTCTGGAAAATGGCTGGCGAAAGCAGAGTATGCCTTGCCTTCGCTTTCGGCAGAGGAAGCAGCCGCCGTCCCCAAGGCCCCGGCCATTCCTCCTCCGCCAGAATTATCTCCAAGCTATCTCTATAACGGAATGATTGCTCCAATGCTGCGGTATGGCATTAGCGGAGTGATCTGGTATCAGGGTGAGTCAAATAACTGGAGGGCGCATCAGTACAATGTTGCTTTTCCACTATTAATCGATGGCTGGCGCAAGGCCCGGCAACAAGGAGACTTCCCCTTCTATTACTGCCAAATAGCCAACTACTTGGAGAAGAAGCCTGAACCGGGAGAGAGCTCCTGGGCGGAACTGCGCGAGGCTCAGAACAAGACGCTGGCGTTGGCCAATACCGGTCAGGCCGTATTGATCGATATGGGTGAGGCAGATGATATCCACCCCCGTAATAAAAAGGAAGCGGGAGAACGTCTGGCCCGCATTGCGCTTGCGAAGACCTATGGCAAGGAAATCTCTTTCTCGGGTCCAGTATTTTCGAAAATGACGGTGGAGGATGGAAAAGCTCACCTGAGCTTCTCGATCACTGATGGTGGATTGGTGGCAAAGCCGCTCCCCAAGGAATACAACATCAGCACCCGCACGGGCGTAACAGCTCCACTGGTCCCCAACTCCCCTGGCAGTGAACTGGAAGGCTTCGCGATATTGGGCGATAACGGGAAATGGGTTTGGGCGAATGCAATGATAGAAGGTGAAACAGTCATTGTATGGTCTGACAAGGTGCCTAGTCCCATTGCAGTCCGCTATGGCTGGGCCGATAATCCGACCTGTAACCTCTACAATGCCGCCGGGTTGCCAGCCTCACCATTCCGGACAGACGATCTTCCTGTGTCCACCCTCAAGGAAAAATATTGA
- a CDS encoding FAD-dependent oxidoreductase yields MKLLEENLSTPLFSGGDVVVIGAGSAGVAAALSAARLGAKTMLIDPAGFPGGNLTSGLPILGCHDGEKQVVKGILQELVDALREKGGIDGDPAEQTGLNIDAEKLKVILLEKLAEAGVDLRLHTLFSRAIVSDNKITSIVIEGKGGRQAVEALAFVDATGDADVAVAAGVPYEKGRKSDGLTQPMTMMFGVGGIDKIRFAAWGGYPALERLYAQVSEEKQFRNPRRASLAEIWGPESRTGEYTFNATRVLRADGTDGKSLTNAEIDGRLQVWEFIEQFLRPCIPGFESAYIVWTSAKIGVRESRRIVGEYVLTREDIWNFVKFPDVINCGSYPIDIHNPTGAGTEFPVDHFYGGQYWTIPYRSLVPLKVDNLWVAGRCLSATHEALSAVRCMANTIGMGQAAGTAAALALQTGTSNRTLDTRLLQKRLINDGAWLGELKAAEKNHNPILISTR; encoded by the coding sequence ATGAAGCTACTTGAAGAAAATTTAAGCACTCCGCTTTTCTCTGGCGGTGATGTCGTTGTCATAGGAGCTGGGAGTGCTGGCGTGGCGGCAGCTCTATCGGCTGCGCGGCTGGGCGCGAAAACAATGCTGATCGATCCAGCGGGCTTCCCAGGTGGGAATTTAACCAGTGGATTGCCCATTCTTGGGTGTCACGATGGCGAGAAACAAGTGGTTAAAGGCATTCTTCAGGAGCTGGTGGATGCCCTCCGGGAAAAAGGCGGGATCGACGGAGATCCCGCGGAGCAAACCGGCCTGAATATCGATGCGGAAAAGCTCAAGGTGATCCTCTTGGAGAAACTGGCAGAAGCAGGCGTGGACCTTCGGCTGCACACGCTTTTTTCCCGCGCAATCGTTTCCGACAACAAGATCACCTCGATTGTCATTGAGGGCAAAGGCGGTCGGCAGGCGGTCGAGGCGTTAGCCTTCGTCGATGCCACGGGAGATGCCGATGTGGCAGTCGCAGCCGGTGTCCCCTACGAGAAAGGGCGTAAAAGTGATGGCCTGACCCAGCCAATGACAATGATGTTCGGAGTCGGAGGAATTGATAAAATACGCTTCGCTGCCTGGGGAGGCTATCCAGCCTTGGAACGTCTCTATGCCCAAGTGTCAGAAGAGAAGCAATTCCGCAATCCCCGTCGCGCATCGCTTGCTGAAATTTGGGGGCCGGAATCGCGGACGGGGGAATATACCTTCAACGCGACGCGCGTCCTGCGAGCCGACGGCACCGATGGAAAATCTCTAACCAACGCGGAGATCGACGGACGCCTGCAAGTCTGGGAATTTATCGAGCAGTTTCTGCGGCCCTGTATTCCCGGGTTTGAATCCGCCTACATCGTCTGGACTTCTGCCAAAATCGGCGTGAGGGAATCCCGGCGCATCGTGGGAGAATATGTCCTAACCCGGGAGGATATTTGGAACTTCGTCAAGTTTCCCGACGTCATCAATTGTGGTTCCTACCCCATCGATATCCACAACCCTACGGGTGCGGGCACGGAATTTCCCGTCGATCATTTTTATGGAGGGCAATATTGGACCATCCCTTACCGTTCGCTCGTTCCTCTCAAAGTGGATAACCTCTGGGTTGCAGGAAGATGCCTGAGTGCCACCCATGAGGCGCTGTCAGCCGTTCGATGCATGGCCAATACGATTGGCATGGGACAAGCCGCCGGTACGGCAGCAGCACTAGCCCTGCAAACCGGCACGTCCAATCGCACCTTGGACACGCGGTTACTACAGAAACGTCTGATAAATGATGGAGCGTGGCTTGGAGAATTGAAGGCTGCCGAGAAAAATCACAATCCCATCCTTATTTCCACGCGATAG
- a CDS encoding PEP-CTERM sorting domain-containing protein (PEP-CTERM proteins occur, often in large numbers, in the proteomes of bacteria that also encode an exosortase, a predicted intramembrane cysteine proteinase. The presence of a PEP-CTERM domain at a protein's C-terminus predicts cleavage within the sorting domain, followed by covalent anchoring to some some component of the (usually Gram-negative) cell surface. Many PEP-CTERM proteins exhibit an unusual sequence composition that includes large numbers of potential glycosylation sites. Expression of one such protein has been shown restore the ability of a bacterium to form floc, a type of biofilm.) produces the protein MKLSLSIVIAGLALLSFSTSAFGSTLFGSLSNFDVVNDTGVITRGFEIELEGVSSTDIAFTFGNPYIRYGDPVIEATGTGTIVRYASAFTGSGWAVGTPVPAGPFPTGGHQAFYPAYGGDANYETLGGEHFGIALNGNPTNTIYRWLLGDDAGNLSAAGSNVKIPAPIWNVQAPVNPAAPAAVQVVLPALPKEHPTDLFGEAMWVKVFVTEAGDPIELNHLLPGDPGVPDGSEPAEVEVEWQLLQDGKDSLSEVDSGLADLKLNSESITRRYEFYKYTGTFDVDGEALIEDAAANPSAVGDFIGAQNAALNIAPFAVPEPRTLVLLSLAFCGFAAWGRRKG, from the coding sequence ATGAAATTGTCTCTCTCCATTGTCATCGCGGGGCTTGCCCTCCTTTCATTCAGCACTTCAGCGTTCGGCTCCACGCTCTTTGGTAGCTTGAGCAACTTCGATGTAGTCAACGACACCGGAGTGATTACGCGAGGCTTCGAGATCGAACTCGAAGGGGTCAGTTCTACGGATATCGCATTCACCTTCGGCAACCCTTACATCCGCTACGGCGATCCAGTGATCGAGGCCACCGGGACGGGAACCATCGTGCGCTATGCCAGTGCGTTCACCGGGAGCGGCTGGGCGGTTGGTACCCCGGTTCCGGCAGGCCCTTTTCCCACAGGCGGGCACCAGGCTTTCTATCCCGCATATGGTGGTGATGCGAACTACGAAACGCTCGGTGGCGAACATTTCGGCATCGCTCTAAATGGCAACCCGACCAACACCATCTACCGCTGGCTGCTCGGCGACGACGCAGGCAATCTGAGCGCCGCTGGCTCGAATGTGAAGATACCGGCTCCCATCTGGAATGTTCAGGCGCCCGTGAACCCAGCCGCGCCGGCGGCCGTCCAAGTCGTGCTTCCGGCGCTTCCGAAAGAACATCCCACAGACCTTTTCGGTGAAGCGATGTGGGTAAAAGTCTTCGTCACCGAGGCCGGAGATCCCATTGAGTTGAATCATCTCCTTCCGGGCGATCCCGGAGTGCCCGATGGCTCCGAACCCGCCGAAGTCGAAGTCGAGTGGCAGCTACTCCAGGATGGCAAAGATAGTTTGTCCGAAGTGGACAGCGGTCTGGCCGACTTGAAACTGAACTCGGAATCAATCACCCGCCGCTACGAGTTCTATAAATACACAGGCACATTCGACGTGGATGGCGAGGCACTGATCGAGGACGCGGCGGCCAACCCGTCTGCCGTGGGCGACTTCATCGGCGCCCAAAACGCCGCCCTGAACATCGCTCCATTTGCTGTTCCCGAGCCTAGGACGCTTGTGCTGCTATCTTTGGCCTTCTGCGGATTCGCCGCATGGGGGCGTCGTAAAGGATAA
- the glgX gene encoding glycogen debranching protein GlgX has product MELTPQIGLPYPLGATLRDGGTNFTLWSDHATKVELCFYDAQDPKIETDRIELVERTEHVFHAFVPGIGAGQLYGYRVHGLYDPSVGAHFNPAKLMVDPYAKGIAGEVEWCDELLPYLPLPETAEPDDFPTEPDLRDNAHAVPKSLVVDDRAFDWGGDRLLRTPWTETVIYEMHVKGFTKLCAQIPEHERGSYAGVGSPAAIEYFQKLGVTAVELLPIHYFVSEPMLAEKGLSNYWGYNTLGFFAPAGKYSSTGTTGGQIAEFKQMVKNLHAAGLEVILDVVYNHTCEGGPLGQTFCFRGIDNQSFYRSHPDNPAFYFDYTGCGNTPDMTHPRVLQLVLDSLRYWVEEMHIDGFRFDLASALTREEHLPDMKGSFLKAVHQDPVLSRVKLIAEPWDIGEGGYLVGNFPIHWSEWNGKYRDTIRHFWKSDAGLLPDVAYKLSGSPEYYEISGRRPYASINFLTAHDGFTLTDLISYNEKHNEANGEDNRDGDNNNASWNCGAEGTTEDAKVLALRARQRRNFLVTLFLSQGVPMLVAGDEFGRTQQGNNNIYCQDNELGWLTWERDAEAQGILDFTSRLIRLRREHPVFRHPKFLNGQLIEGVGLKDVTWFHPAGKEMTEADWHNAELRSIGLMLCGDAPALRDDQGQPFHDSTFLLLINAGHQPQEFLLGSPYMGKWMPILDTAKEPAFVEHGKVKKVGSKVTLADHSMQLLELQHIASKA; this is encoded by the coding sequence ATGGAACTTACACCTCAAATCGGTTTACCTTACCCCCTCGGAGCCACTCTGCGCGATGGCGGCACGAACTTCACCCTCTGGAGTGATCATGCGACGAAGGTCGAGTTGTGTTTCTATGACGCCCAGGACCCGAAAATAGAAACGGATCGCATCGAACTCGTTGAGCGCACGGAGCACGTTTTCCATGCCTTTGTGCCCGGGATCGGAGCGGGTCAGCTCTACGGCTACCGCGTGCACGGTCTCTACGATCCGTCGGTCGGGGCGCATTTTAACCCGGCGAAACTGATGGTCGATCCCTACGCAAAGGGCATCGCGGGCGAGGTGGAATGGTGCGACGAGTTGCTCCCTTACCTGCCGCTCCCGGAGACGGCGGAACCGGATGATTTTCCGACGGAACCCGACTTGCGCGACAATGCCCACGCGGTGCCGAAGTCGTTGGTGGTGGATGACCGGGCGTTTGACTGGGGCGGTGACCGGCTGCTGCGCACGCCGTGGACGGAGACGGTGATCTACGAGATGCATGTGAAGGGGTTTACGAAATTGTGCGCGCAAATTCCCGAGCACGAGCGCGGGTCGTATGCGGGGGTGGGGAGTCCGGCGGCGATCGAGTATTTTCAGAAATTGGGCGTGACGGCGGTGGAACTGCTGCCGATCCATTATTTCGTGAGCGAGCCGATGCTGGCCGAGAAGGGGCTCTCGAATTACTGGGGTTACAACACGCTCGGGTTCTTCGCGCCAGCGGGGAAATATTCGTCCACCGGGACGACGGGTGGTCAGATCGCGGAGTTTAAGCAGATGGTGAAAAACCTCCACGCAGCCGGGTTGGAGGTGATTCTGGACGTGGTTTACAATCACACCTGCGAGGGCGGTCCGCTCGGGCAGACCTTCTGCTTCCGGGGGATCGACAACCAGTCTTTTTATCGGTCGCACCCGGATAATCCGGCGTTCTATTTCGACTACACCGGCTGCGGCAACACCCCGGACATGACGCATCCGCGCGTGCTCCAGCTCGTGCTCGACAGCCTGCGTTATTGGGTGGAGGAAATGCACATCGACGGGTTTCGATTCGACCTGGCTTCCGCTCTGACTCGCGAGGAACACCTCCCGGATATGAAAGGGAGCTTCCTCAAAGCGGTGCATCAGGACCCGGTCTTGTCGCGGGTGAAGTTGATCGCCGAGCCATGGGACATTGGTGAGGGCGGCTATCTGGTGGGCAATTTCCCGATCCATTGGTCGGAGTGGAATGGCAAGTATCGCGACACTATTCGCCACTTCTGGAAGAGCGACGCCGGTCTCCTGCCCGATGTCGCCTACAAGCTGAGCGGCAGCCCGGAATACTACGAGATTTCCGGTCGCCGACCCTACGCGAGCATTAATTTCCTGACTGCCCACGATGGTTTTACGCTGACGGATCTGATTTCCTACAACGAGAAGCACAACGAGGCGAACGGCGAGGACAATCGCGATGGCGACAACAACAATGCGAGCTGGAATTGCGGTGCGGAGGGTACGACCGAGGACGCCAAGGTGCTGGCGCTGCGAGCCCGGCAGCGGCGGAATTTTCTCGTCACACTTTTCCTCAGCCAAGGCGTGCCGATGCTGGTGGCCGGGGACGAGTTTGGGCGGACTCAGCAGGGGAATAACAACATTTATTGCCAGGACAACGAGCTCGGCTGGCTGACTTGGGAGCGCGATGCCGAGGCGCAAGGAATTCTGGATTTCACCAGCCGCCTGATCCGGCTGCGGCGGGAGCATCCGGTGTTTCGCCACCCCAAATTTCTCAACGGCCAGCTCATCGAGGGCGTCGGGCTGAAGGATGTGACGTGGTTTCACCCGGCGGGCAAAGAGATGACGGAGGCCGACTGGCACAATGCCGAGTTGCGCAGCATCGGGCTGATGCTCTGCGGCGATGCCCCGGCGTTGCGCGATGACCAAGGGCAGCCGTTTCACGATTCGACCTTTCTGCTTCTAATCAATGCTGGCCACCAGCCCCAGGAATTTCTCCTCGGAAGCCCTTACATGGGCAAGTGGATGCCGATCCTGGATACGGCGAAAGAGCCCGCGTTTGTGGAGCATGGCAAGGTGAAAAAAGTCGGGTCGAAGGTGACTCTGGCCGATCACAGCATGCAGCTCCTAGAGTTGCAGCACATCGCGTCCAAGGCGTAA
- a CDS encoding Gfo/Idh/MocA family oxidoreductase — MINQSPLRFGIVGLGNMGSTHAQWLKEGRVPRSQLSAVCDIEVDLARYAPDAKIFTSSEAMIRSGEIDVILIATPHYSHTTIGIDALEQGLHVLVEKPVSVHKADAERLIHAHKNPKQIFGAMFNLRTDPHYTRLRELIQSGELGEIRRINWINTDWFRTQAYYNSGGWRATWGGEGGGVLLNQCPHNLDLFQWLFGMPKKLRATCQFGRYHDIEVEDDVTAVMEYDGGVTAVFVTSTGESPGTNRLEIVAERGRIILEDGTIRWFRNEIPMTEFSLTTSAKFSGPSTWKIEIPVSGNGEQHIGILKNFVAAILDGAALIAPASEGIHSVELANAMLMSAFLDRSVELPINGAAYEAMLREKIASSGHKEKNVAHTDAVEEFTASFSH, encoded by the coding sequence ATGATCAACCAGTCTCCACTTCGTTTCGGTATTGTAGGGCTTGGCAACATGGGCAGCACCCACGCGCAATGGCTTAAGGAAGGCAGAGTACCTCGATCACAGCTTTCGGCGGTTTGCGATATTGAGGTTGATCTCGCTCGTTACGCTCCAGATGCGAAGATTTTCACCTCGTCGGAAGCGATGATCCGTTCTGGCGAGATCGATGTGATCCTGATCGCGACACCGCATTACTCACACACAACCATCGGCATCGACGCTCTTGAGCAGGGATTGCACGTGCTGGTGGAAAAACCGGTTTCCGTCCACAAAGCGGATGCTGAACGGCTGATCCATGCGCATAAGAATCCCAAGCAGATTTTCGGTGCCATGTTTAATTTGCGCACTGATCCGCACTATACGCGTTTGCGCGAGCTGATTCAGAGTGGCGAACTCGGGGAAATTCGCCGGATCAACTGGATCAACACCGATTGGTTTCGGACACAGGCTTACTATAATTCCGGTGGCTGGCGCGCGACGTGGGGCGGCGAAGGTGGCGGGGTGCTGCTGAACCAGTGCCCTCACAATCTGGACCTTTTCCAGTGGCTGTTCGGAATGCCCAAAAAGCTGCGCGCGACTTGTCAGTTTGGGCGCTATCACGACATCGAAGTAGAAGACGACGTGACTGCGGTTATGGAATACGATGGTGGCGTCACGGCGGTTTTTGTTACCTCCACGGGGGAAAGTCCAGGAACCAATCGGCTGGAAATTGTCGCCGAGCGGGGTCGCATCATCTTGGAGGACGGCACCATTCGGTGGTTTCGAAATGAAATTCCAATGACTGAGTTTTCATTAACAACATCAGCAAAATTTTCTGGCCCATCGACATGGAAAATCGAAATTCCCGTGAGTGGAAATGGTGAGCAGCACATTGGGATTTTAAAGAACTTCGTTGCCGCCATACTCGATGGCGCGGCGCTAATTGCACCAGCTTCGGAGGGCATTCATTCCGTGGAACTCGCCAATGCCATGCTGATGTCGGCTTTCCTCGACCGCAGCGTCGAGTTGCCAATAAACGGGGCAGCCTATGAAGCCATGCTGCGAGAGAAAATCGCGTCTTCTGGCCATAAAGAAAAAAATGTCGCCCATACGGATGCCGTTGAAGAGTTTACTGCCTCTTTCAGTCACTAA